In the Podospora pseudocomata strain CBS 415.72m chromosome 5, whole genome shotgun sequence genome, one interval contains:
- a CDS encoding hypothetical protein (COG:E; EggNog:ENOG503NY1I), with protein MSFIPIKGRKARVLVFGSGGVGTMAAYALEKGGMAEVTTVLRSNFKAVTESGFKINSIDHGLDISWSPTHIRNAKDERHCSDNASQPYDFIVVATKNLADITPGVASLIDRDVISDTTAIVLLQNGLNIERPIVDAFPYNPVISGVPYIGAIESPPGTINHVNHDELIISPFRNDNIPCKLSEDAAMNFQEIYGSCPNVTCIYERSVEKARWRKLLYNASYNTIAAILGMDTSRMRASEFIIDDLVRPAMKEIQATARQVSGVHLADDLIETVIRQDNYKAFFRPSMLQDIDKGKHIEVENIIGEPVREAEKAGVETPTLRVIYSLLKALQFKIKIVEGLVEVPASGEKLKYGISRTRGG; from the exons ATGAGCTTTATACCAATCAAAGGCCGTAAGGCGAGGGTCCTCGTCTTTGGATCTGGCGGCGTGGGAACAATGGCAGCATACGCACTCGAAAAGGGCGGCATGGCAGAGGTGACGACAGTCTTGCGTTCCAACTTTAAGGCCGTCACGGAGTCGGGATTCAAGATCAACTCCATCGACCACGGCCTTGACATAAGCTGGAGTCCTACTCACA TCCGAAACGCCAAAGATGAGAGACATTGCAGCGATAATGCCTCTCAGCCATACgacttcatcgtcgtcgctaCCAAGAACCTTGCCGATATCACACCCGGCGTAGCCTCTCTCATCGACCGCGATGTCATATCAGACACGACAGCAATTGTCCTCCTCCAGAACGGTCTCAACATCGAGCGCCCTATTGTCGACGCTTTTCCCTACAACCCGGTCATATCTGGAGTCCCTTACATCGGTGCCATCGAGAGCCCCCCAGGCACAATTAACCATGTCAACCACGACGAACTCATCATCAGCCCTTTCCGCAATGACAATATCCCATGCAAGCTATCCGAGGATGCGGCCATGAATTTTCAAGAAATCTATGGATCATGTCCGAACGTGACCTGCATCTATGAACGTAGCGTGGAAAAGGCAAGATGGAGGAAGCTGCTTTACAACGCCTCTTACAACACAATTGCTGCCATCTTGGGCATGGACACATCCCGCATGCGTGCTTCAGAGTTCATCATCGACGACTTGGTGCGGCCGGCCATGAAGGAAATCCAAGCCACTGCCCGGCAAGTATCTGGGGTTCACCTCGCGGATGACCTAATCGAGACAGTCATACGCCAGGACAACTACAAGGCCTTCTTCCGACCAAGTATGTTGCAAGATATTGACAAAGGCAAGCACATTGAGGTGGAGAACATCATCGGAGAGCCAGTCCGCGAAGCCGAAAAGGCAGGTGTCGAAACACCCACCCTCAGGGTCATTTACAGTCTTCTCAAAGCCTTGCagttcaagatcaagattgTTGAGGGCCTCGTGGAAGTGCCAGCGAGCGGTGAGAAACTCAAGTATGGAATATCAAGGACGCGGGGAGGGTAA
- a CDS encoding hypothetical protein (EggNog:ENOG503PSM0), with product MFRNHAQRTETMNIANLINPVDETPAWEPKCELRSEPNATPPAVTPAADPAAPPPPPPTAPTAPTAPTVAPTAAEPEPDPKPAETESTNTKRKTPPSSTQPKATPKRAKTPGDLSREWQRQYFQGAPLSEFKGITSGELLLGTTGYVASQAPIQGQMMVEIIAAAPDQPLGGAVRLRALPEGVRPGEEEMMGELGQAQDVFLFPLRHVEDIIITRGKAIQREAWNILIVPSQAVGAQPLRWSLPEIVSFSWTGNLMGREKANLRLGGRAAKTVEEASKDKKVLNALLCVDVLEEALNEALEPYRKRVQKVDLIDEFTKSLRADVQATLSSAPELKGKPCGNIHVYPAGILFKSKSRILYMPFGIIECVTLTVAFCLNQKRLAGLSMGVQVKKGQREREADEAEAKRWERETVGIYFKKIELRCVRTLKRWLEEAGVRKLELEKESYYDYAKGSITGECVPYVLPPPTAKPSPPGGAREVAKEQP from the exons ATGTTTCGGAATCATGCCCAAAGAACAGAGACAATGAATATCGCTAATCTTATCAATCCCGTTGATGAAACGCCGGCCTGGGAGCCGAAATGTGAGCTGAGGTCGGAGCCGAATGCAACCCCTCCTGCGGTTACACCAGCAGCAGATCctgcagcaccaccaccaccaccaccaacagcacccacagcaccaacagcacccACCGTCGCCCCCACCGCCGcggaaccagaaccagaccCAAAGCCAGCAGAAACCGAGTCAACCaacacaaaaagaaagacgcctccttcctccacgCAGCCAAAAGCAACCCCCAAACGCGCCAAAACACCTGGCGATCTCTCGAGAGAATGGCAGAGGCAGTATTTTCAGGGTGCTCCCCTGTCCGAGTTCAAGGGGATAACATCTGGTgagctgttgttgggaaCAACGGGATATGTTGCCTCGCAAGCACCCATCCAAGGGCAGATGATGGTCGAGATTATCGCTGCGGCACCTGACCAACCGCTTGGTGGTGCGGTTAGGCTGAGGGCCTTACCGGAGGGGGTCCGgcctggagaggaagagatgatgggggagttgggacAGGCGCAGGATGTATTTTTGTTTCCGCTGAGGCATGTTG aggacatcatcatcacacgTGGTAAAGCCATACAGAGAGAAGCATGGAATATCCTCATCGTTCCATCGCAGGCGGTTGGGGCACAGCCATTAAGGTGGTCTCTTCCCGAGATTGTCTCGTTTAGTTGGACGGGCAacttgatggggagggagaaggccaaCTTGAGGCTAGGTGGGAGGGCGGCGAAGACTGTTGAGGAGGCGAGTAAAGATAAGAAGGTGCTCAATGCTTTGTTGTGTGTGGATGTTCTGGAGGAGGCGCTGAATGAGGCCTTGGAGCCGTACCGGAAGAGGGTGCAGAAGGTGGACTTGATTGATGAGTTTACCAAGTCTTTGAGGGCGGATGTTCAGGCTACGTTGAGTTCTGCTCCGGAGCTAAAGGGGAAGCCCTGTG GCAACATCCATGTTTACCCGGCCGGAATCCTTTTCAAATCCAAGTCCAGGATTCTGTACATGCCCTTCGGTATCATTGAATGCGTCACATTGACAGTAGCGTTCTGCTTGAACCAAAAACGGCTGGCAGGTCTGTCCATGGGTGTGCAAGTCAAGAAGGGACAGCGAGAGCGCGAGGctgatgaggctgaggcGAAGCGTTGGGAGCGCGAAACTGTTGGCATTTACTTCAAGAAGATTGAACTGAGGTGTGTCCGAACGCTGAAGCGATGGcttgaggaggcgggagtTCGCAAGTTGGAGCTAGAGAAGGAGTCATACTACGACTATGCAAAGGGTTCGATCACGGGGGAATGTGTACCGTATGTCCTGCCACCCCCTACTGCTAAGCCTTCGCCTCCAGGTGGTGCGCGAGAGGTGGCCAAGGAGCAACCATGA
- a CDS encoding hypothetical protein (COG:S; EggNog:ENOG503PRK0), translated as MTDATTATYTPLPTPTSIRILVLAPALPSSPEINCYLLPSDLNSDHNLFPETNPRPIKSLSVMYTSPPLPGKPNEFIVWTDTTPTQPRKMHPFQRYSALSYVWGDPSDPVYINLDGRQVPVTRNLYAALRAVRKLHAGKRLWVDALCIDQSDCEEKRVQIGLMRRVYEQAKRVIAFVPLEKGDGGRVVELVGRVCRAERLLRAEMEGGDSQDDEDDEDGDDGEDGDDGENGEDGEDGEDGEDHTFKVVPQTDDLELQLQQLGIADPGPTKFLERFGLPTVDSPLWVSWRRFFASPYFQRIWILQEFLSAKKVRFHFGDARLDASAVIVACYAIREYSEVDNRAYMQRRGEELADSGQPHRGLKRAWLMFEKRVIWKKCPAALAELIVLAGQFFMATDLRDKVYALIGLAKDGQEYMGHVSYEPSETHIKVFTRFARLLIEKGYAEELLRCSGISGSADRDPELPTWVPNWADTSPSVNPGARMVFTAQAGPARTASMRVLDDTKLCARGVVVDTIKATSERMFPVSPSQDWMDWIVATVKATIMIRDTLPEVNPMEIIFELFIRKRSLAFDTDDLPRLKKGFEVFLGQLSSLSRALPMRDKLGGGETVIMPRLEPLRAFFFFRDRSNRATAGTRFCITEEGFCGVAPEKVIVGDQVVVLDGNATALIVRDSGKGEGSYVLVGGAYFHGLGELDRLSTEPSRDIVLV; from the exons ATGACAGACGCAACCACCGCAAcctacacccccctcccaaccccaacctcaatccgcatcctcgtcctcgcccccgcccttccctcctcccccgaaaTCAACTgctacctcctcccctccgacCTAAACTCCGACCACAACCTCTTCCCAGaaaccaacccccgcccTATCAAATCCCTCTCAGTCATGTACACaagcccccccctccccggaAAACCCAACGAGTTCATCGTCTGGACCGACACCACCCCAACTCAACCCAGAAAAATGCACCCCTTCCAGCGGTACTCCGCCCTCTCCTACGTCTGGGGTGACCCGTCAGATCCAGTCTACATAAATCTAGACGGGAGACAAGTCCCGGTCACGAGGAACTTATACGCTGCtttgagggcggtgaggaAGTTGCATGCGGGGAAAAGGTTGTGGGTTGACGCGTTGTGTATTGACCAAAGTGATTgcgaggagaagagggtgcagattgggttgatgaggagggtttATGAGCAGGCGAAGAGGGTGATTGCGTTTGTGCCGCTAGaaaagggggatggggggagggtggtggagttggtggggagggtttgcagggcggagaggttgttgagggcggagatggaggggggggatagtcaggatgatgaggatgatgaggatggcgatgatggtgaggatggcgatgatggtgagaatggtgaggatggcgaggatggcgaggatggcgaggaccATACTTTTAAGGTCGTTCCCCAAACAGACGACCTGGAACTGCAACTCCAACAACTCGGCATTGCCGACCCAGGCCCTACCAAGTTCCTTGAAAGATTTGGACTGCCGACCGTCGATAGTCCTCTCTGGGTGTCATGGCGCCGGTTTTTTGCATCTCCGTACTTTCAGAGGATTTGGATTCTGCAAGAGTTCCTCTCCGCCAAGAAGGTCAGGTTCCATTTTGGGGACGCGCGTTTGGATGCAAGTGCTGTTATCGTTGCATGCTACGCTATCAGGGAGTATAGCGAAGTTGACAACCGCGCATACATGCAGCGTCGAGGGGAGGAATTGGCTGACAGTGGTCAGCCCCACAGAGGGCTGAAGCGGGCCTGGCTGATGTttgagaagagggtgatATGGAAGAAGTGCCCGGCTGCTTTGGCCGAGCTCATCGTTCTGGCCGGCCAATTCTTCATGGCGACAGATCTCCGCGATAAGGTGTATGCGTTGATCGGTTTGGCAAAAGATGGGCAAGAGTATATGGGACATGTTAGCTACGAGCCGAGTGAGACCCATATCAAGGTCTTCACGAGGTTTGCCCGCTTGTTGATTGAGAAAGGGTACGCTGAAGAACTGCTTCGCTGCTCTGGGATATCTGGTTCTGCGGACCGGGATCCTGAATTGCCCACATGGGTTCCG AACTGGGCCGACACATCGCCTTCAGTTAACCCAGGAGCACGCATGGTCTTCACAGCTCAAGCAGGACCTGCAAGAACAGCCAGTATGCGTGTCCTCGACGATACCAAACTCTGTGCACGAGGTGTTGTAGTGGATACGATCAAAGCAACCAGCGAGCGAATGTTTCCAGTTTCCCCTTCACAGGACTGGATGGACTGGATTGTCGCTACTGTCAAGGCAACCATTATGATTAGGGATACTTTGCCAGAAGTAAATCCAATGGAAATAATTTTTGAGTTGTTCATTCGGAAAAGGTCGCTGGCTTTCGACACGGACGACTTGCCGCGTCTGAAGAAGGGCTTCGAGGTGTTCCTCGGCCAACTCTCGTCCCTCTCCAGAGCATTGCCCATGAGGGATAagctggggggaggagagacAGTTATTATGCCGCGTCTGGAGCCGCTTCgggcattcttcttcttcagggaCAGATCGAACAGGGCGACAGCGGGGACGCGGTTTTGCATAACTGAAGAAGGGTTTTGTGGGGTAGCCCCCGAGAAGGTTATTGTTGGTGATCAGGTGGTCGTGCTGGATGGCAATGCTACTGCGTTGATCGTCCGGGACAGTGGGAAAGGCGAGGGAAGTTATGTGCTAGTTGGGGGCGCATATTTTCATGGGCTTGGCGAGCTTGACAGACTAAGCACTGAGCCATCGCGAGATATCGTCCTAGTCTAG
- a CDS encoding hypothetical protein (COG:O; EggNog:ENOG503NVJG) yields the protein MDLSGLDPETLRLMVQMQLDDLHALGETASQKGKGRAGEKSDFALAIEGYRDELLRTSQLLADEAISKSITQAMRQDAAVIRALEAEEQRAASDREMAFQLSGTKNPYSSTVPRPATPALDGETLGRLEQLWISPDRAGTSGHAESSAWASSRKQEVSGENNKKKECVACNDAFFSFDMVNSNGCGHDYCRGCIKTLFQSSILDESLFPPRCCGNQLLLDSCRHLLPSALVGQFRAKKIELETPNRTYCHLPTCSTFVPPQAIKGNIATCPRCSARTCDVCKKAAHANSDCPEDPVTQELIRLAAAEGWQKCRSCLRFVELGHGCYHITCRCGAQFCYVCGEPWKNCSCPQWEENRLLDRANAIVGRNAGAARLPDWQRANLVEQERQNQIINHECRHERWKSRRGPQECDECHDELPNFIYECRQCRIMACRRCRFNRL from the exons ATGGATCTGTCTGGTCTCGACCCTGAGACCTTGCGTCTCATGGTGCAGATGCAACTCGACGACCTTCATGCTCTTGGAGAAACGGCCAGCCAAAAAGGCAAGGGCCGCGCGGGAGAAAAATCCGACTTCGCCCTCGCCATCGAAGGATACCGCGATGAATTACTGCGCACTTCCCAGCTCCTAGCCGACGAAGCCATAAGCAAGAGCATTACGCAAGCAATGAGACAAGACGCCGCTGTGATCCGAGCTCTGGAAGCAGAAGAGCAGCGAGCCGCCAGTGACAGGGAGATGGCATTTCAGTTGTCTGGAACGAAAAATCCATACAGCAGCACAGTTCCACGGCCAGCAACGCCTGCCCTCGACGGCGAAACGCTTGGAAGGCTGGAACAGCTTTGGATCTCTCCGGATCGTGCTGGCACGAGTGGACATGCGGAATCATCTGCCTGGGCTTCGAGCAGAAAACAGGAAGTGTCGGGagagaacaacaagaagaaggaatgTGTTGCGTGCAATgacgccttcttctccttcgacATGGTCAACAGCAACGGGTGCGGGCACGATTACTGCCGTGGTTGTATAAAGACCCTATTTCAGTCTTCAATTTTGGACGAGTCGCTCTTTCCACCTCGCTGCTGCGGAAATCAACTCCTTCTGGACAGCTGCCgacacctcctcccgtcAGCGCTCGTTGGACAGTTTCGGGCCAAGAAGATTGAGCTCGAGACGCCAAACCGAACCTACTGTCACCTACCAACCTGCTCAACCTTTGTCCCACCGCAAGCTATCAAGGGAAACATTGCAACATGCCCACGGTGCAGCGCCAGAACCTGTGACGTGTGCAAGAAGGCGGCTCATGCAAACAGTGACTGCCCAGAGGACCCTGTCACGCAAGAGCTCATCCGTCTCGCGGCGGCTGAGGGATGGCAGAAATGTCGGTCTTGCTTGAGATTTGTCGAGCTCGGTCACGGATGCTACCATATTA CTTGCCGCTGCGGTGCGCAGTTTTGCTACGTTTGCGGAGAGCCCTGGAAAAACTGCAGTTGTCCTCAGTGGGAGGAAAACCGCCTCCTTGATCGGGCAAACGCTATTGTGGGTCGCAACGCCGGAGCCGCCCGGCTTCCAGACTGGCAGCGAGCCAACCTAGTCGAGCAAGAGAGGCAGAACCAGATTATCAACCATGAGTGTCGCCACGAGAGATGGAAGTCACGCCGAGGCCCTCAGGAGTGCGACGAGTGCCACGATGAGCTTCCGAATTTCATCTATGAGTGTCGGCAGTGCAGGATCATGGCTTGCCGACGATGCCGGTTCAATCGTTTGTGA
- a CDS encoding hypothetical protein (EggNog:ENOG503PYRJ), with protein sequence MPVATISVNPFNPACLDTSCLNQVVGLSGNDAAVQFSSCVAQFGSPVVSTVTPTETVFATATTTVEYIDVIVSFTTATSTLEETLTSYDSLVQTATEYTTTNVVTVSTTVTASPAPPVGKKMRKRRGCTRKSSSSTVSRVETVTTTEPSTTETETITSTLPAASVCSDEAEYSSACSCIGAVGDITETVTATADISTSTLYETVSSATPSVSESVINVVVTTVLVKPATVTTTTTVSTNLQTTTTVTSIIQPTQQSKLVLNNGPRQGRYLTIVNGYLQYDINNVGAAVAADFGFTSSGQPWLVSNPDIKLYSTQTSAQVGVLYVETDAQAASKGDPIVTCNVDGNGIMSCGIPERGFGAVFSCGAYLYVARPTWSQSGCTAVTFRTV encoded by the exons ATGCCTGTCGCAACAATCTCCGTTAACCCCTTTAATCCGGCATGCTTGGATACAAGCTGTCTGAACCAGGTTGTTGGCCTCTCTGGCAATGACGCGGCCGTGCAGTTCTCGTCTTGTGTGGCCCAGTTCGGGTCGCCTGTCGTGTCGACTGT AACGCCCACTGAGACGGTGTTTGCCACTGCTACCACGACTGTTGAATACATCGATGTCATCGTGTCGTTTACCACCGCCACGTCAACGTTAGAGGAGACCTTGACCTCGTATGATAGTCTTGTCCAGACGGCAACCGAGTACACCACTACAAATGTCGTTACCGTCTCGACCACCGTCACTGCCAGCCCTGCCCCACCCGTTGGCAAGAAAATGCGCAAGCGCAGGGGGTGCACGAGaaagtcgtcgtcgtcaactGTGAGCCGAGTCGAGACCGTCACGACGACTGAGCCGTCAACTACCGAGACTGAGACCATCACCTCGACATTGCCGGCGGCTTCCGTCTGCTCAGACGAAGCCGAATACTCCTCCGCCTGCTCCTGCATCGGCGCCGTAGGCGACATCACCGAGACGGTCACCGCCACGGCCGAcatctccacctcgaccCTCTACGAAACAGTCAGCAGCGCCACCCCCTCCGTTTCGGAATCAGTGATCAACGTCGTCGTCACCACCGTGCTCGTCAAGCCCGCAACcgtaaccaccaccacaaccgtcagcaccaacctccaaaccacaacaacagtaACAAGCATCATCCAGCCAACCCAGCAGAGCAAGCTCGTCCTGAACAACGGCCCCCGTCAGGGGAGATACCTCACCATCGTCAATGGCTATTTGCAGTACGACATCAACAATGTTGGCGCGGCAGTGGCGGCGGACTTTGGGTTTACGTCCAGCGGACAGCCTTGGTTGGTTTCCAACCCGGATATCAAGCTGTATTCCACCCAGACCAGCGCGCAGGTTGGCGTGTTGTATGTGGAGACGGACGCGCAGGCTGCGAGTAAGGGGGACCCGATTGTGACGTGCAATgtggatgggaatgggatcATGAGCTGCGGGATTCCtgagagggggtttggggcgGTTTTTAGCTGTGGTGCTTATTTGTATGTTGCTAGACCGACTTGGTCGCAGTCGGGGTGTACGGCGGTTACATTTAGGACTGTATAA